The following is a genomic window from Podarcis raffonei isolate rPodRaf1 chromosome 5, rPodRaf1.pri, whole genome shotgun sequence.
TCAGGAAAAGGTTTCTTCAAGAAAAAAAGGTTTTTGAAAACACAGACTCTACAGAAATGCCATTTGGCTGCTGTGGAAAAGCAGGTTACCTTTTTCAACCTCATCTTCATTTTCGGGTTTGGTGGCACACCCACCATCTGCTTCTAGGCTCAGAGTCTGTTCCAGTGCTTTGAATCCTGTCCTTTTAGGGAATGGCGTGGAATTATCAACTATTTCAGCAAGCTTGTCTACCACAACATTGATGTCTGAATCGCCTGTTCAGAAACAAATTGAGACAAATTCGCTGGCTGGTTTTCTTTACACCCTGCACAATCTTGAAATTATCAAGCATGTCACCCTTAGAATCCTCAAATGCTTTAGCCTTTCTCCATAAGGAACATGCTCAAATGCTGATCCACTCAATCCGGTGCTGCAGATGGTCTTTGGCAGCAAGCTCACCAACAAAGACCTTTCCCAGTGCTGCATGCGATCTACCACTGAGTCGCAGAGGCCAAGAGGACAGCTTTTTGGAACCCCAGTGGCATGGGAGACTGTCTGCACTGTGAGTTCACCCACCTGTGACCCTGCCCCACTTCTGAAAATGCTCCCCTCCACCTCACGTAGGATTGGGGAAAGCCTTCTGTTGCCTCTGATAGGAAGTTGAATGGTGATGTGCTTAGGCGTGTGATGTGTGCATGCCTGTGGTGTGCCATACTTCCTTGGAGTACCCTTCCTTGCCATACCCACCTTTGCCATGCAGTCTCCTGTGCATTGGCAATGAGGCAAtgtagccctcaggctgaaaaaggttcccagtCCCTGAGGCAGAATTAAGAACCAGCCCTTCGCAATGGACGTCCATCGCTTTGGCCAGAGAGGTTGCCAAGGTGAGCAGATTTCCCCACAAGAAGTCTTCTTCGCCCCTTAGAGctgtggttcccaacatggggcacacgccccacaggggggcaagttgatttttaaggggggcaattcgagatagaccaagttaatggctttttaggcttcctccatatGAATGggtgttcactttttgaataataagaattatatgtcatgagGGGCAGGCATCAGGATTTTATAGATGCTTAGGTGgagcatggcaaaaaaaaaaaaagggttgggaaccactgctttagataGTTTGATAGCTATGttacttctatttatttatttcataaaatttaagcCACTGCAGTGGCTTAGCTATCATCCCCTTAACCTACAGAACTGTAAGGAACTGCAGTTCTgggaacttaacctgcagaactGTTTTGAAACCAAGGCTGAAAACCAAGCAATAGTTGCCACTAATATGCTATTAGAGTGTTTAACAAATGGGGGGAGGGTTAAACCCACCTTGCTCTTCTAGTGAAAAAGCAGAACAACTTCCAACACCCGCCTGCAGGCTTAGTGCACGCCCATTTACAGCATCACCCCTTCTGAGCGTCGTCCCAGAATCCTCTATAGCTTGCGCCCTTAgacaggaaggaaagagaaagtgcTTGCaacgggacttcttcttcttcttcttcttgctcctGTCTCTGGTCGGCTGTCCTTGGTCCTTGGGAGACGAGCCTTGATGTGCCTTCTCCTTACCTTGCCTCTTCTCTCTGCCTAGAGATGATCCCTCTTGGCCTTTCGCTTCCCTTTCTAAAAGATGCCCATATTTGCTAGCGGACAGTCGACGCTGCGCATAAGCCATAAGCACTCTGTATTCTGTGCTGCTCCTATTGACATCATCCAAAGGGATTTCTTCCATACTGGAAGAATTTGTCAAATTCATGATGCACCTGCaaagataaaacaacagcaacaccatTTTATTGGTATTACCAAGTAAAGGTAGGAATTTCTCTGGAGTGCTTTGCTATAATCAAGTCAGAGACGTTAACACATTGACAAAAAGTGGGGGAAATCTGAGCAAGCCAAGTTCAAACAGGAAACAATTTGAATCTCCTTTCGTTCTGTCTTCTCACCCTAAAAATTTCagtccagctctgaggagcaGCAAGGCTTTGTACACAGAGGAAGGGCATGGACAGTCATTTGAACACCTTGTCAGGCTCCATGTATTCTGTACTCAAATAAAGTAAAATTCTATTGCAAAGTAGCACAAACTTTTCATCCCATATAGGGTATGAACTTTTCCTATTCTGCaattttgcatatttattttactCTTCTACTTCTGTTAGGCATGGTCAGGGACAGGATCGGGTGCAGCACCAAAGGCCAGTCAGGCCACGCCAGGGTCTCTGAAGGGCCTTTCACTGTTCTTGCTGGATACTTTTCATCAGCAGGTGGTCCTTGTGAATGGGAAGTGACTTTGGCTTCTGTTCACAAGCATCCCCAAGCAGGATGTTTTATCTCTGAAATCATTAGGTACAGGGCACTGCAATTTGGGTAACTTAAGCTGGTGGGCAGTTACTGTGGATGTGGGTCAAACCTAGATGCCTTTCCATTGCTGAAGTGTGCCTAGAGATCTGGTGGATGGTGCTgagtgctgccaccactgctttGGAAGCAGAGCTGGCCCCCACCCTAGTTGGGTTGTATGTGCTGAGGGAGGGGCATTGCCAGCACCATGCCAAGGGCTCTCTAATCAAATAAAACCTTATTTA
Proteins encoded in this region:
- the BCL2L14 gene encoding apoptosis facilitator Bcl-2-like protein 14: MNLTNSSSMEEIPLDDVNRSSTEYRVLMAYAQRRLSASKYGHLLEREAKGQEGSSLGREKRQGKEKAHQGSSPKDQGQPTRDRSKKKKKKKSRCKHFLFPSCLRAQAIEDSGTTLRRGDAVNGRALSLQAGVGSCSAFSLEEQGDSDINVVVDKLAEIVDNSTPFPKRTGFKALEQTLSLEADGGCATKPENEDEVEKDEKEKLIKEIVALLRASGDKLQEKVQNDRTFFQCASELMSYGFFSRVADQFLEEIPADSTADSEVQAQKIKVAFAIEVITRLTAIDNHPMNTILGFGAKYLKENFSPWIHSQGGWEKALGLQDQEEVE